In Phytoactinopolyspora mesophila, the following are encoded in one genomic region:
- a CDS encoding MOSC domain-containing protein — MQVTHLSIYPIKSTQGRPASSLAVEPWGPVDDRRWMLVGEDGAVVTARAFPPLLSVTAEPGGPGQVRLHGPHAEPLDVDATGDAELIPVKVWRSELKATHPSPAADRWFSTLIDHDVRLVWLDDPTRRPVDPEFGKLEDRVSFADGYPVLLATTASLRQLNDWIAAGAAERGEEPPEPLDMRRFRPNVVVENDEPFAEDQWSRVRIGDVEFRVAKPCDRCVLTTIDPDTLVKGKEPLRTLARYRRWDGKVWFAVSLIPDGPGTLNVGDAVTAL, encoded by the coding sequence ATGCAGGTGACACATCTCAGCATCTACCCGATCAAATCCACCCAGGGTCGTCCGGCCAGCTCCTTGGCGGTCGAGCCGTGGGGTCCGGTCGATGACCGGCGTTGGATGCTGGTGGGCGAGGACGGCGCCGTGGTCACCGCGCGCGCCTTTCCGCCGCTGCTCAGCGTGACCGCCGAGCCGGGCGGACCCGGACAGGTGCGACTGCACGGACCACACGCCGAACCGCTCGACGTCGATGCCACCGGCGACGCCGAACTGATCCCGGTCAAGGTGTGGCGCAGCGAACTCAAGGCAACGCACCCGAGCCCAGCTGCCGACCGTTGGTTCAGCACGCTGATCGACCACGACGTCCGGCTGGTATGGCTGGACGATCCCACCCGGCGGCCGGTCGATCCCGAATTCGGGAAGCTCGAAGACCGGGTCAGCTTCGCCGACGGCTACCCCGTGCTCCTCGCCACCACCGCGTCGCTGCGCCAGCTCAACGACTGGATCGCCGCCGGAGCTGCCGAACGCGGGGAAGAGCCGCCTGAACCACTGGACATGCGCAGGTTCCGGCCGAACGTCGTCGTCGAGAACGACGAGCCGTTCGCCGAAGACCAATGGTCACGCGTCCGAATCGGCGACGTCGAATTCCGGGTGGCCAAGCCGTGCGACCGGTGTGTGTTGACCACCATCGACCCGGACACCCTCGTCAAGGGCAAAGAGCCGCTACGCACACTCGCTCGCTACCGCCGGTGGGACGGCAAGGTCTGGTTCGCGGTGAGCCTCATCCCCGACGGCCCCGGCACATTGAACGTCGGAGACGCGGTCACTGCGCTGTGA